One Vigna unguiculata cultivar IT97K-499-35 chromosome 7, ASM411807v1, whole genome shotgun sequence genomic region harbors:
- the LOC114189595 gene encoding heat stress transcription factor B-3-like translates to MDEESKKGLLESVRKFSTPPFLLKTYMLVEDPATNDVVSWNDDGTTFVVLQPAEFARDLLPTLFNHCNFSSFVRQLNTYGFRKVTTSRWEFCNERFRKGEKELLCEIRRKKSWVRKRQHNSHEDERSFSSNYAVLMDENKRLKKENVVLHSELTTMKRKCKDLFDLVTKYSCAKDQKTMLCQVQEEREIKKKNKIADISENTNIFLSPMII, encoded by the exons ATGGACGAAGAAAGTAAGAAAGGGTTGTTGGAGAGTGTGAGAAAATTCTCAACACCACCGTTTTTGTTGAAGACATACATGTTGGTTGAGGATCCTGCCACCAATGATGTTGTGTCGTGGAATGATGATGGAACAACGTTTGTGGTGTTGCAACCTGCAGAGTTCGCTCGTGATCTTCTTCCAACTCTCTTCAACCATTGCAACTTCTCTAGCTTTGTTCGCCAGCTCAATACTTAC GGTTTTCGTAAGGTTACTACAAGCAGATGGGAATTTTGCAACGAGCGATTCAGAAAGGGTGAGAAAGAACTGCTATGCGAGATTAGACGTAAAAAATCATGGGTGAGGAAGAGACAACATAACTCACATGAAGATGAGAGGtcattttcttcaaattatgCAGTTCTGATGGATGAAAACAAGCGATTGAAGAAGGAGAATGTGGTGTTGCACTCAGAGCTCACAACCATGAAGAGAAAGTGCAAGGACTTGTTCGATTTGGTCACCAAATATTCGTGTGCAAAGGATCAGAAAACAATGTTGTGTCAGGTTCAAGAAgaaagagagattaaaaagaagaacaaaatagCTGATATCAGCGAAAACACAAAcatttttctatctcctatgaTTATTTAG